The following coding sequences are from one Homalodisca vitripennis isolate AUS2020 chromosome 7, UT_GWSS_2.1, whole genome shotgun sequence window:
- the LOC124365836 gene encoding arrestin domain-containing protein 17-like isoform X2, protein MGLTNFQIVLDSPTGAYYAGTNVTGKLQFTLDKPKKIRAIIIQFLGVAKTSWSETESVRRNDGNTGNETVTFTATEEYFSNKYNLAGGPNSEIEIPPGDHVYPFSTTLPPLLPSSFEGEHGNIRYTVRATLDRPWKFDQNCEKVFTVVTPVDLNYNVKAKEPVKLELEKYFCCCWCKSGPLAVVINMPYSGFVPGQNIPVTLEVDNASNVRVDNVIVKLEKVLKWKAREPKNKEREDKVEIVKLTLDAVEPNGSQCYTQQLAVPVMPPCNLDQCSIINCSYTLQVTAAVSGCHSNLYGEVPIFLGTVPVYQTPTAASPAAPPSAPSPQPGAQQPGIGFDVNPGPTEGNMYPVLPPVPDASPVEPQPK, encoded by the exons ATGGGTCTAACAAACTTTCAAATAGTTTTAGACAGCCCCACAGGTGCATATTATGCTGGCACAAATGTAACTGGTAAACTTCAATTTACTCTggataaacctaaaaaaattagAG ctataataatacaatttcttgGAGTGGCCAAAACTTCATGGAGTGAGACTGAGAGTGTAAGGCGAAATGACGGCAACACTGGCAATGAAACCGTCACCTTCACAGCCACAGAAGAGTACTTCTCTAACAAGTACAATCTTGCTGGAGGCCCCAACA GTGAAATTGAAATACCGCCAGGAGACCATGTTTACCCGTTCAGTACGACCCTACCACCTCTTCTGCCCTCATCATTTGAGGGTGAGCACGGCAACATCCGCTACACAGTGAGGGCCACGCTTGATCGTCCGTGGAAGTTTGATCAGAATTGTGAAAAAGTTTTCACTGTCGTTACTCCTGTAGATCTCAACTACAATGTTAAGGCGAAG GAGCCGGTGAAGCTGGAGTTGGAGAAGTACTTCTGTTGCTGCTGGTGCAAGTCTGGGCCTCTGGCTGTTGTCATCAACATGCCATACTCCGGTTTTGTCCCTGGTCAGAACATTCCTGTCACCCTGGAGGTTGACAATGCCAGCAATGTGCGTGTTGACAATGTTATCGTCAAACTCGAGAAG GTGCTTAAATGGAAAGCTCGAGAGCCCAAAAACAAAGAACGAGAGGACAAAGTGGAGATCGTAAAGTTAACGCTAGACGCAGTGGAACCAAATGGTTCCCAATGTTATACCCAGCAGCTGGCCGTGCCGGTAATGCCACCATGTAACCTGGACCAGTGCTCCATCATCAACTGTTCCTACACACTTCAG GTGACAGCAGCAGTGAGCGGTTGTCACTCAAACCTCTACGGTGAGGTTCCTATCTTTCTGGGAACAGTGCCAGTATACCAGACACCCACAGCAGCAAGCCCCGCTGCCCCCCCTTCAGCCCCTTCTCCGCAGCCTGGGGCTCAGCAGCCTGGGATAGGCTTTGACGTTAACCCAGGCCCTACAGAGGGCAACATGTATCCAGTGCTTC
- the LOC124365836 gene encoding arrestin domain-containing protein 17-like isoform X1 has product MGLTNFQIVLDSPTGAYYAGTNVTGKLQFTLDKPKKIRAIIIQFLGVAKTSWSETESVRRNDGNTGNETVTFTATEEYFSNKYNLAGGPNSEIEIPPGDHVYPFSTTLPPLLPSSFEGEHGNIRYTVRATLDRPWKFDQNCEKVFTVVTPVDLNYNVKAKEPVKLELEKYFCCCWCKSGPLAVVINMPYSGFVPGQNIPVTLEVDNASNVRVDNVIVKLEKVLKWKAREPKNKEREDKVEIVKLTLDAVEPNGSQCYTQQLAVPVMPPCNLDQCSIINCSYTLQVTAAVSGCHSNLYGEVPIFLGTVPVYQTPTAASPAAPPSAPSPQPGAQQPGIGFDVNPGPTEGNMYPVLRRRGNSSYEELPQADPEFR; this is encoded by the exons ATGGGTCTAACAAACTTTCAAATAGTTTTAGACAGCCCCACAGGTGCATATTATGCTGGCACAAATGTAACTGGTAAACTTCAATTTACTCTggataaacctaaaaaaattagAG ctataataatacaatttcttgGAGTGGCCAAAACTTCATGGAGTGAGACTGAGAGTGTAAGGCGAAATGACGGCAACACTGGCAATGAAACCGTCACCTTCACAGCCACAGAAGAGTACTTCTCTAACAAGTACAATCTTGCTGGAGGCCCCAACA GTGAAATTGAAATACCGCCAGGAGACCATGTTTACCCGTTCAGTACGACCCTACCACCTCTTCTGCCCTCATCATTTGAGGGTGAGCACGGCAACATCCGCTACACAGTGAGGGCCACGCTTGATCGTCCGTGGAAGTTTGATCAGAATTGTGAAAAAGTTTTCACTGTCGTTACTCCTGTAGATCTCAACTACAATGTTAAGGCGAAG GAGCCGGTGAAGCTGGAGTTGGAGAAGTACTTCTGTTGCTGCTGGTGCAAGTCTGGGCCTCTGGCTGTTGTCATCAACATGCCATACTCCGGTTTTGTCCCTGGTCAGAACATTCCTGTCACCCTGGAGGTTGACAATGCCAGCAATGTGCGTGTTGACAATGTTATCGTCAAACTCGAGAAG GTGCTTAAATGGAAAGCTCGAGAGCCCAAAAACAAAGAACGAGAGGACAAAGTGGAGATCGTAAAGTTAACGCTAGACGCAGTGGAACCAAATGGTTCCCAATGTTATACCCAGCAGCTGGCCGTGCCGGTAATGCCACCATGTAACCTGGACCAGTGCTCCATCATCAACTGTTCCTACACACTTCAG GTGACAGCAGCAGTGAGCGGTTGTCACTCAAACCTCTACGGTGAGGTTCCTATCTTTCTGGGAACAGTGCCAGTATACCAGACACCCACAGCAGCAAGCCCCGCTGCCCCCCCTTCAGCCCCTTCTCCGCAGCCTGGGGCTCAGCAGCCTGGGATAGGCTTTGACGTTAACCCAGGCCCTACAGAGGGCAACATGTATCCAGTGCTTC GTCGCAGAGGGAACTCATCTTATGAGGAACTTCCACAGGCTGATCCTGAGTTCCGATAG